Proteins encoded in a region of the Pseudomonas syringae KCTC 12500 genome:
- a CDS encoding 5-oxoprolinase/urea amidolyase family protein translates to MFDKLLIANRGAIACRILRTLRTLQVKGVAVYSEADAASLHLMQADEAHSLGEGGAAGTYLAVDKILAIAKASGATAIHPGYGFLSENAGFAQACEDAGIAFVGPTPEQLRVFGLKHTARALARQHGVPMLEGTELLGSLESAIAAAHTIGYPVMLKSTAGGGGIGMRVCRSAEELADSFEAVKRLGQNNFSDAGVFIEKYIQRARHLEVQVFGDGQGEVLALGVRDCSVQRRNQKVLEETPAPNLPHGMAEELCIAAVKLARAVNYRSAGTVEFVFDSEDQRFYFLEVNTRLQVEHGVTEQVWGVDLVSWMVQLAAGDLPPLDQLQADLKPVGHAIQARLYAEDPGRDFQPCPGLLTAADFPPADGRKLRIDTWVEAGCEIPPYFDPMIAKLISWAPSREDASAGLIDALNETRLYGVETNRDYLRQIIADAPFASGQPWTRCLEDLVYHADTFEVLSGGTQTSVQDYPGRLGYWAVGVPPSGPMDSRALRQGNGLLGNPEGCAALEITMSGPLLRFNTDAVVAVTGAHIPITLDGQSCAMNTALFVSAGSTLSLGTIAGAGVRSYLCVRGGLDVPDYLGSKSTFTLGQFGGHGGRALRAGDVLHIVPLVERSAGQRIADEALEALTDVRRIRVIYGPHAAPEYFTEAYIERFFATDWEVHFNSSRTGVRLIGPKPEWVRADGCEAGLHPSNIHDNPYAIGAVDFTGDMPVILGPDGPSLGGFVCPVTIIEADLWQLGQLKAGDKLRFTPVSVEACHAERCGSALASEGYSPDAENPSTATPSSRASSLIQGTANSRGSELVREVYSPDAENPSAATPSSRASSLPQGTANFRGSELAREGYSPDAENPSTATPSSRASSLPQDTANFRGSELAREGYSPDAENPSAATPSSRASSLPQGTANFRRSELVRESYIPDAENPSTATPSSRASSLPQGTANFRRSELVREGYSPDAENPSTATSSSRASSLPQGSANFRRSELVREDHIPDAANPSTATPSSRASQIPQSTANSRRSELVREGYSPDAENPSTVEDSSRTSPLLQGTANSRDSEVVRKEDLPSPVILDIGQDDKRLVARLSGDTHLLLEIGAPELDLVLRLRGHALMLALEAKALAGVIDLTPGIRSLQVHYRPEQLPLRQLLDIIAGEWDAVCAAKDLQVDSRIVHLPLSWDDPVCQLAIEKYMTTVRKDAPWCPSNLEFIRRINDLPNLDEVQRTVFDASYLVMGLGDVYLGAPVATPLDPRHRLVTTKYNPARTWTAENSVGIGGAYMCVYGMEGPGGYQFVGRTLQMWNRYRDVAAFEGKPWLLRFFDQIRFYPVSADELVRIRRDFPLGRFALNIEHSTLNLADYQAFLTREAEGIEAFRAQQNAAFNAERERWIANGQADFQSDEGVTPNTEEQPLQLGQQGVDSHIAGNLWQVQVQLGEHVEAGDVLVILESMKMEIPLLAPIAGVVQDVRVQPGSAVRAGQRVVVLSAD, encoded by the coding sequence ATGTTCGACAAACTGCTGATCGCCAACCGTGGCGCCATTGCCTGCCGCATCCTGCGGACCCTGCGCACCTTGCAGGTCAAGGGCGTGGCGGTGTATTCCGAAGCCGACGCTGCCAGCCTGCACCTGATGCAGGCCGACGAAGCCCATAGCCTGGGCGAAGGTGGCGCAGCCGGAACGTATCTGGCGGTGGACAAGATCCTCGCCATCGCCAAAGCCAGCGGCGCCACAGCCATTCATCCCGGCTACGGGTTTCTCTCCGAAAACGCTGGGTTCGCTCAGGCCTGTGAAGACGCCGGTATCGCCTTCGTCGGCCCGACGCCCGAGCAACTGCGCGTATTCGGCCTCAAACACACCGCCCGAGCGCTAGCCAGACAGCATGGCGTGCCCATGCTCGAAGGCACTGAGCTGCTCGGCAGTCTGGAGTCGGCCATCGCGGCGGCTCACACCATCGGCTACCCGGTGATGCTCAAGAGCACGGCGGGCGGTGGTGGTATCGGCATGCGTGTGTGTCGCAGCGCCGAAGAGCTGGCCGACTCGTTCGAGGCGGTAAAGCGCCTCGGTCAGAACAATTTCAGCGACGCGGGTGTGTTCATCGAGAAATACATCCAGCGCGCCCGCCATCTGGAAGTGCAGGTGTTCGGCGACGGTCAGGGCGAAGTGCTGGCGCTCGGCGTACGCGACTGCTCGGTACAGCGGCGTAATCAGAAAGTGCTGGAAGAAACCCCGGCCCCGAACCTGCCGCACGGCATGGCCGAAGAACTCTGCATAGCGGCTGTGAAACTGGCCAGGGCAGTCAATTATCGCAGCGCCGGGACGGTCGAGTTCGTCTTCGACAGTGAAGATCAGCGCTTCTATTTTCTGGAAGTGAACACACGCTTGCAGGTCGAGCACGGCGTCACCGAGCAGGTGTGGGGCGTGGATCTGGTCAGCTGGATGGTGCAACTGGCCGCCGGTGATCTGCCGCCGCTGGATCAGTTGCAGGCCGATCTGAAACCGGTTGGCCATGCGATTCAGGCGCGGCTGTACGCGGAAGATCCAGGCCGTGACTTTCAGCCCTGCCCTGGCCTGCTGACTGCGGCTGATTTCCCGCCTGCGGATGGCCGGAAGCTGCGCATCGACACCTGGGTCGAGGCCGGTTGCGAGATACCGCCGTACTTCGACCCGATGATCGCCAAGCTGATCAGTTGGGCACCGAGCCGCGAGGACGCCAGCGCCGGGCTGATCGACGCGCTGAACGAAACGCGCCTGTACGGTGTGGAAACCAATCGCGACTACCTGCGCCAGATCATTGCCGACGCGCCGTTCGCCAGTGGCCAGCCGTGGACCCGCTGTCTGGAAGATCTGGTGTATCACGCTGACACCTTCGAGGTGCTGAGCGGCGGCACCCAGACCAGCGTTCAGGACTATCCGGGACGCTTGGGCTACTGGGCGGTCGGTGTACCGCCATCCGGGCCGATGGACAGCCGCGCGTTGCGCCAGGGCAATGGCCTGCTGGGCAACCCTGAAGGATGCGCCGCGCTGGAAATAACCATGAGCGGGCCGCTACTGCGTTTCAACACCGATGCGGTGGTGGCAGTGACCGGTGCGCACATCCCGATCACTCTCGATGGCCAATCCTGTGCGATGAACACCGCGCTATTCGTGAGCGCCGGTTCGACGTTGTCGCTGGGCACCATCGCAGGTGCCGGTGTGCGAAGCTATCTGTGCGTGCGCGGCGGGCTCGACGTGCCGGATTACCTGGGCAGCAAAAGTACCTTTACCCTCGGCCAGTTCGGCGGTCATGGCGGTCGCGCGCTGCGCGCCGGCGATGTGCTGCACATCGTGCCCCTGGTGGAGCGCAGTGCGGGGCAGCGGATTGCCGATGAGGCACTTGAAGCGCTGACAGACGTGCGCCGGATAAGGGTCATTTACGGCCCGCATGCCGCCCCGGAATACTTCACCGAAGCGTACATCGAGAGGTTTTTCGCGACCGACTGGGAAGTGCATTTCAACTCCAGCCGCACCGGCGTGCGCCTGATCGGTCCCAAACCCGAATGGGTGCGTGCCGATGGCTGCGAGGCGGGGTTGCACCCGTCCAACATCCACGACAACCCGTATGCGATCGGCGCGGTGGATTTCACCGGCGACATGCCGGTAATCCTCGGGCCGGACGGACCCAGCCTGGGCGGATTCGTCTGCCCGGTGACCATCATCGAAGCGGACCTGTGGCAGCTGGGGCAATTGAAGGCTGGCGACAAGCTCCGATTCACTCCGGTGAGCGTCGAGGCGTGTCATGCAGAACGATGTGGAAGCGCGCTTGCTAGCGAAGGCTATAGTCCTGACGCAGAAAATCCATCGACTGCAACGCCCTCTTCGCGAGCAAGCTCGCTCATACAGGGCACCGCAAACTCCCGTGGGAGCGAACTTGTTCGCGAAGTCTATAGTCCTGACGCAGAAAATCCATCGGCTGCAACGCCCTCTTCGCGAGCAAGCTCGCTCCCACAAGGCACCGCAAATTTCCGTGGGAGCGAGCTTGCTCGCGAAGGCTATAGTCCTGACGCAGAAAATCCATCGACTGCAACGCCCTCTTCGCGAGCAAGCTCGCTCCCACAAGACACCGCAAATTTCCGTGGGAGCGAGCTTGCTCGCGAAGGCTATAGTCCTGACGCAGAAAATCCATCGGCTGCAACGCCCTCTTCGCGAGCAAGCTCGCTCCCACAGGGCACCGCAAATTTCCGTAGGAGCGAACTTGTTCGCGAAAGCTATATTCCTGACGCAGAAAATCCATCGACCGCAACGCCCTCTTCGCGAGCAAGCTCGCTCCCACAAGGCACCGCAAACTTCCGTAGGAGCGAACTTGTTCGCGAAGGCTATAGTCCTGACGCAGAAAATCCATCGACTGCAACGTCCTCTTCGCGAGCAAGCTCGCTCCCACAAGGCTCCGCAAACTTCCGTAGGAGCGAACTTGTTCGCGAAGACCATATTCCTGACGCAGCAAATCCATCGACTGCAACACCCTCTTCGCGAGCAAGCCAGATCCCACAAAGCACCGCAAACTCCCGTAGGAGCGAACTTGTTCGCGAAGGCTATAGTCCTGACGCAGAAAACCCATCGACTGTAGAGGACTCTTCGCGGACAAGTCCGCTCCTACAGGGCACCGCAAACTCCCGTGACAGCGAAGTTGTCCGTAAAGAGGATCTGCCCTCCCCAGTCATCCTCGACATCGGTCAGGACGATAAACGCCTGGTTGCGCGTCTGTCCGGGGATACCCACCTGCTGCTGGAAATCGGTGCGCCGGAGCTGGATCTGGTGCTGCGTCTGCGCGGCCATGCCTTGATGCTTGCGCTGGAGGCCAAGGCGCTGGCGGGGGTGATTGATCTGACGCCGGGCATTCGCTCTCTGCAAGTCCACTACCGCCCCGAGCAACTGCCGCTTCGGCAACTGCTCGACATCATCGCCGGAGAATGGGACGCCGTGTGCGCCGCGAAAGACCTGCAAGTGGACTCGCGCATCGTCCATCTGCCGCTGTCCTGGGATGACCCGGTCTGCCAGCTGGCCATCGAAAAGTACATGACCACAGTACGCAAGGACGCGCCCTGGTGCCCGAGCAACCTGGAGTTCATCCGCCGTATCAATGACCTGCCCAACCTCGACGAAGTCCAGCGCACGGTGTTCGACGCCAGCTATCTGGTCATGGGGCTGGGCGACGTGTACCTCGGCGCACCGGTGGCCACGCCGCTGGATCCGCGCCACCGGCTGGTCACCACCAAGTACAACCCGGCGCGCACCTGGACCGCCGAAAACTCGGTGGGCATCGGCGGCGCGTACATGTGCGTGTACGGCATGGAAGGCCCCGGCGGGTACCAGTTCGTCGGCCGCACGTTGCAGATGTGGAATCGCTATCGCGACGTCGCTGCCTTCGAGGGTAAACCATGGCTGTTGCGCTTCTTCGATCAGATCCGTTTCTACCCGGTCAGCGCCGACGAACTGGTGCGTATCCGCCGCGACTTCCCGCTGGGTCGCTTCGCCCTGAACATCGAACACAGCACCCTGAATCTGGCTGATTACCAAGCCTTCCTGACCCGCGAAGCCGAAGGCATTGAGGCGTTCCGCGCCCAGCAGAACGCCGCTTTCAACGCAGAGCGCGAACGCTGGATCGCCAACGGGCAGGCCGATTTCCAGAGCGATGAAGGCGTGACGCCAAACACCGAAGAACAGCCTCTGCAACTTGGCCAGCAAGGCGTCGACAGCCACATCGCCGGCAATCTCTGGCAAGTCCAGGTACAACTGGGCGAACACGTGGAAGCAGGCGATGTGCTGGTGATTCTGGAGTCCATGAAAATGGAAATCCCCCTGCTCGCCCCGATCGCCGGCGTGGTGCAGGACGTCAGGGTGCAACCCGGCTCGGCAGTACGCGCAGGGCAACGGGTGGTGGTGCTGAGCGCAGACTGA
- the atzF gene encoding allophanate hydrolase, producing the protein MNDIALPNDLRLDTVRALYQSGKISPRQLILALREKAARLNSDYHLFIHLLSPAELEPYLAGLDARDPKDLPLFGIPFAIKDNIDLAAIPTTAACPDYAYTPEHSASVVAHLIALGAVPMGKTNLDQFATGLNGSRSPYGACPNSVLNEYPSGGSSAGSSLAVALGVSSFSLGTDTAGSGRVPAALNNLVGMKASKGLISTAGVVPACRTQDCVSTFTATAREASELLALIAAFDPRDEYSRRNPSWNDASAFGTPRPFRFGVPRAEDLQFFGCTEGPRLFNAAIDHLAALGGEAVTVDLSPFLEAARLLYEGPWVAERYSVAGQLMEERPDAVLPVIRDVLAKAPQVSGVDTFRAQYRLQALKATCDRALEGLECMVTPSIGRPVTSAELAAEPVLRNSELGYYTNFVNLLDYAAVAVPSAFMGNGLPWGVTLFGRAFTDQYLLSLADALQRQTALPLIGGEAPRLPVPQTTARNDRARLVVCGAHLDGLALNWQLRQRGARLLETTQSSADYRLYALAGGPPFRPGMVRVTEHGVAIDVEVWELPSMELGSFLTGIPAPLGLGKVQLADGRWETGFICEAYGLEGARDISHLGGWRAHVQPQ; encoded by the coding sequence ATGAACGACATAGCACTGCCCAATGACCTGCGTCTGGACACCGTACGCGCGCTCTACCAGTCCGGCAAAATATCGCCGCGCCAGCTGATCCTGGCGCTGCGCGAAAAAGCCGCAAGGCTGAACAGCGATTATCACCTGTTCATCCACCTGCTCAGCCCGGCTGAACTCGAGCCTTATCTGGCTGGACTGGATGCTCGTGATCCCAAAGACCTGCCGCTGTTCGGCATCCCCTTCGCGATCAAGGACAATATTGATTTGGCGGCCATTCCAACCACCGCGGCCTGTCCGGACTACGCCTACACACCCGAGCACTCGGCAAGCGTCGTCGCGCACCTGATCGCGCTGGGTGCCGTGCCCATGGGCAAGACCAATCTGGACCAGTTCGCCACAGGTTTGAACGGCAGCCGCTCGCCCTATGGCGCCTGCCCCAACAGCGTGTTGAACGAGTACCCGTCAGGCGGTTCGAGCGCCGGCTCGTCGCTGGCCGTGGCATTGGGCGTCAGCAGCTTCTCGCTGGGCACCGACACGGCGGGCTCGGGCAGGGTGCCCGCAGCACTGAATAACCTGGTGGGAATGAAAGCCAGCAAGGGACTGATTTCCACGGCGGGCGTGGTGCCCGCATGCCGCACGCAGGATTGCGTCTCGACCTTCACCGCCACGGCGCGGGAAGCCAGCGAGCTATTGGCACTGATCGCCGCATTTGATCCGCGCGATGAGTACAGCCGTCGCAACCCTTCGTGGAACGACGCCTCGGCTTTCGGCACACCTCGCCCGTTTCGCTTCGGTGTACCCCGCGCCGAGGACCTGCAGTTCTTCGGCTGTACCGAGGGGCCGAGACTGTTCAACGCAGCTATCGACCACCTTGCAGCGCTGGGTGGCGAAGCGGTCACAGTGGACTTGTCACCGTTTCTCGAAGCGGCGCGGTTGTTGTACGAGGGGCCGTGGGTGGCCGAACGCTACAGCGTCGCCGGACAGTTAATGGAAGAACGTCCTGACGCGGTATTGCCGGTGATCCGCGACGTGCTGGCCAAGGCTCCCCAGGTCAGCGGGGTCGATACGTTTCGCGCGCAGTACCGTTTGCAAGCACTCAAGGCGACGTGCGATCGGGCACTTGAAGGCCTGGAATGCATGGTGACGCCAAGCATCGGCCGCCCGGTGACATCGGCAGAGCTAGCGGCCGAGCCGGTGTTGCGTAACTCGGAGCTGGGTTACTACACGAATTTCGTCAACCTGCTCGACTACGCCGCCGTCGCCGTGCCCAGTGCCTTCATGGGCAACGGTCTGCCGTGGGGCGTGACGCTGTTCGGACGCGCATTCACCGATCAGTACCTGCTCAGTCTGGCCGACGCCTTGCAACGGCAAACCGCCCTGCCCTTGATTGGCGGCGAAGCACCTCGGCTGCCTGTACCGCAAACCACTGCGCGCAACGATAGGGCGCGGTTGGTGGTCTGCGGTGCTCACTTGGACGGACTGGCATTGAACTGGCAGCTCAGGCAACGAGGGGCACGCCTGCTGGAAACCACGCAAAGCTCGGCCGACTATCGGCTGTATGCGCTGGCCGGTGGTCCGCCCTTCCGGCCTGGCATGGTGCGGGTGACCGAACACGGCGTCGCCATCGACGTGGAGGTCTGGGAGCTGCCAAGTATGGAGTTGGGGTCGTTCCTGACCGGCATTCCAGCACCGCTCGGGCTGGGCAAGGTGCAATTGGCCGACGGCCGCTGGGAGACCGGTTTCATCTGCGAAGCCTATGGTCTGGAGGGCGCCCGCGACATCAGCCATCTCGGCGGCTGGCGTGCGCACGTGCAACCGCAGTGA